TCGGCACCGCCGCCGGTTCCGCCGGTATGTTCGTCTTCGCACCGATCAGCCAGGGCCTGATCGACGCCTATGGCTGGTCCGACACGCTGGTCTACATGTCGATCGCCATGCTGGTGATCCCGGTGCTGGCGATCCCGCTTGTCGGCAATTCGCGCTCGGGCAAGGTCTCGCAGGCCGAGATCGAGCAGACGCTCAGCCAGGCCCTGTCGGAGGCCTTCGCCCACAAGAGCTATCTGCTGCTGGTCTCGGGCTTCTTCGTCTGCGGCTTCCAGGTCGCCTTCATCACCGCCCATTTCCCGGCCTATATCAGGGACATCGGCATCGATGCGCGTTATGCCGTGATCGCGCTGGCGCTGATCGGCTTCTTCAACGTCATCGGCTCGCTCGCCTCCGGCGTCATCGGCCAGAAATACTCCAAGCCGCATTTCCTCGCCTGGATCTATCTCGCCCGCTCGGCGCTGGTGACCGCCTTCCTGCTGCTGCCGCAGACGCCGACATCAGTCGTCGTCTTCGCCATCATCATGGGCCTGTTGTGGTTGTCGACGGTGCCGCCGACCAACGGCCTTGTCGCCATCATGTTCGGCACCCGCCATCTCGGCATGCTCGGCGGCATCGTCTTCTTCTCGCACCAGATCGGCTCGTTCCTCGGCGTCTGGCTCGGCGGCTATCTCTACGACCATTTCGGGTCCTACAACCCGGTCTGGTGGCTCGGTGTGATCCTTGGCCTCTTTGCCGCCGCCGTGCACTGGCCGATCAAGGAACGCCCGGTCGCCCGGCCGGCGGTGCTGGCCCCGGCGGAGTGATCTGCCTGCCGGCCTGGCGACCCGCGTCAGGCCAACTTGGCTAGGCAAGATCGGTCAGGCCAGATCGGTCCTGGAAAAGTCGTTGCCCTTGTAGAGCAGTCCGGCACCGAGCGAGATGGCGCAGGCATAGGCAAAACAGTCGCCGAAATTGAGGTCGGCCGGATGGCCGACCGCCTAGCCGTAGCGCATGCCGGCAGCGATGGCGAGCGAACCGACATCGCCTGAGATCGCCATGTCCTGCGCCAATCTCGACAATGAAGTCGTCGACCAGTTCGCGAACGCGCGAGAATACGGATGGCAGCAGTGTCAGGACGAGCCATCGGGCTCTCCAATTCAGGGCTTGAAAGGATTCTGGATTTCGAGTTCAGTGCGTACTATGCGCGGATTTATACTTGCATTAATCAGCCTCACCGCCCTGACAACTTCTGCCAGAGCAGATGGCTCGGCATATGTGATGTGCGTGCGGCAAAATGCCCAGTACTATGGGGCTTATTGCTTTCCGCTGGATGCCATCGTCGAAGCGGTGATCGGTGTTTGCCGGCCAAAGGCTAAGGAATTTCTCCATGAAAACCCGAACTTAACATCCGGTGAGAAGGCTGTTCTGACCGAGAAATTCATCGACACAATGCGCTCCTCTACGTATCGCGAGATATTGGACTTCCGCATTGAGCAGAAAATCGACTGCGGCCAATACAACAATGCGCTGGGCCCAGAAGGTGTAAAAGGCATTGCCAAGTGATTGATCTAGGTTCGGCTTATGGCTGGGGACAGTCGTCGACCAATGCCGTCGCTGCGGGGACAGCGTCAGAAGTCCGATAGTCGTATTCGACCTCTCCACCCAGTTGCACGAATGCGTTGGTAGCAAACTGACCGCACTTCCTTTGCCACCCGACTTTTTCGACCAGTTGAGCCTTGGTGATCCCATCTGCCTCCAACATCGCGGTCATTCAGCGTTCGACTGAGCCCAAACTGCATGAAAACTTAAGCGGCGCCCGAAAACTAAAGCGCTGTGCACAGTGACATTATCGCTGACCTGCATCGGCAGTGAATTGGCGAATTTCTGCTGGATTCTCGCAGCAGCCTCGCAAATATTGTAGCCACCTGCCGTAAGGCACTCGTCGGCAGCAGATGCCACCGTCATCGTAGCGAAGGCGCCGACCGCTACCAACAGCTTCATTCGCACAGCACCGGGTTGGAACGACCATCCCAGTCGATATAGAAGTTCTTCGACTTGGGCGCAGCCATAAGAACAAACAGCCTAGAGCGAAAACCCAGACTGCCATGCATCCACGGCAATAACGCCGAATAGAGAGCCGAAGCGCCCGCCCCTACCGACAGTAGAAGCGCCGGCCGCCCTCGCCGATGAATGTGTTGCTGCGGCGGTCGTAGCCGTGGCGCCGGTGGCACGGGCCGCTCCACTGGTCGCGCTGGCGATCCCGGGAATTCTGCTCGGCCACCGATCCGGCGACGATCGCGCCGACGGCGAGGCCGAGGATGCCGAGGCCGATGGCGGCTTCGGTGCCCTTGTCGCGCTTGTGGCGGTCGCGGCGATCCTGCCTGTCGCGCCAGCGCTCGCATTGGCGGCGCTCGTAGCGGTCACGCGGCCAGTCGCAGTCGATGTCGTCATCGTCGTCCCAATAGCCGCCACCGACCAGCAGCACCGGCGCGTTGCCGGTGTAGCTGCCGCCGGCCTGTGCCGGCAGGCTTGTGGGCAGGCTGCCGCCGGCCTGCGCCGGCAAGCTTGTGGGCAGGCTGCCGCCGACCTGCGCCGGCAAGCTTGTGGGCAGGCTGCCGCCGGCCTGCGCCGGCAAGCTTGTGAGCAGGCTGGCGGCAATCGCGCAAGCCAGGATCCGTGACACGGACATGAGACATCCTTTCCGGGCCTGGCCCGGTCATCGAAAACAGGCCGATTGGGAGCTGGGCCTGTCTTCGATGTGATGGGTCAGCGTTGTCGGCGCCTTGCGTCCCCCTCTGGAGGCGTGGGACGCGGCAGCACCTTCAACCGGCGCAAGATCCATCCCGAGGACCGGTAACGGTCTTCGGGTTTCCTTCCTTAGAAGCCGTAGTTCAGGCCGAGCTTGACGCTGTGGCTGGCGAGGTCTTCGCTGCGTTTTCCGCCGCCCTTGACCACGGCGTTGACGTCGCCATAGTTGACGTAGTTGTACTCGACACGGGCCCTGAGGCCGCCGTCGAAGGCCTGTTCGATGCCGCCGCCGACAAGGTAGCCGCCTTCCCACTTGTCGTCTGAAATGACGTTGCCCTTGCCCTTGAACTTGGCCATCGAGTAACCCGCGGTGCCATAGACCAACGTGCGGTCGAGGGCGACGCCGGCGCGGACCTTGGCCGCACCGTTCCAGGTGCGCTGCAATTCGGCGCCGCCGCCGAGATTGTATTTCGAACCCTTGGAGTAGCTGCCTTCGAGCTCGGCGCCATAGACCATCGAGCCGGACTGGAAATTGGTGCCGACCTGGCCGCCGAGCTGCCAGCCGCTCTTGTCGGCAAACGGGTTCGGGAAGCCCGAGGAGGCCGAGCCGAGATGAACACCGGCATAGGTGCCCGACCAGTTATAGGCCTGGTTGGAAAAATCCTGCGGCGCCTCATAGTTCTGGGCGATGTCAGCGGCCATTGCAGGCATGGCGAAAGGCGCGAGGCCCGCGAATACGACGAAAAACAGATTTCGCGTGGACATGTTCGTTCTTGCTCCGACATTTGCGTGGGGCTGCGAAGCAATAGCCTCGCAGCCCGTTGACGGGGCCTCGACGCAGCGGCAACGGGGGGAGAACCCGCCGGCCAAGTCCCGTGCACCATATCATTGGTTGCGAGCGTAACCTGAGCCTTCTGCATTGCAGCAACATTGCATCGAATATAATAAAATCAATTATTTAGCGGTAACTTTTCGGTAATCTTCATTAAGCCTTTCTTGCGTTTGGGCGTGCGGAAACGTGACGGCCGAGCGCAAGCCGACATGGCATCCACCGCTGCGGCCAGCGCTGAAAAGCGCTCCAAGAAAATGGCCTGCCGGGAGATGAGGCCGGCGCTGACACGCCGACCTCATCCAGCACATCTCAGCGCGCCGCGCGTGTCAGCAGGCGCTGGTAGAACAGGCCGATGCCGATCAGCACCCCGCCCAGGCCGATGAAGGACAGCGCCCGCAGCACGCCTTCCAGCTCGGACATGTCGAACAGGAACACCTTGGCCACGGCGATCGAGATCAGCGCTGCCGAGGCAATGCGCAGGATCTGCGATTTCAGCGTCACGCCGGCAACCAGCAGGCCGACGCCCATCGCCAGCCACAGCGCCGAATAGCTGTAGGTCTCGACCTGGCCGAGCCCGGCCCACAGGCCGATATGCTCGCCCTGGAACAGGCGCCTGACCGAAAGCGTGGCATAGGCAAAGACCAGCAGTGCGGCGACCAGCGCCAGCATCGCCGAATACCATTGCGGCCGCTTGTTGCGGGCATAAAGCGCAAGGCCGGCGGCGGCCGCCGCCGGCAGCAGATAGGCGAGGAACAGAAGGTTGAAGAAGGGGATGCCGCCGGTGCTCTCATTGGTGAACAGCGGATTGAGCACCAGGAAGTGCTGGCCGACGATCGACAGCACCGACACCACGCCGATGCCGAGAGAGCCGTAGCGGAGCACCGGGCTCGGCGAGCGCATGTCGAGCGCCACCAGCATCGCGCCGCCGCCAAGCGCGATCAGCGTGTAGATCGCCTGTTCGGCCAGCGTCGGCACATCGGAGGTGATGACGCCGCCATTCATGGCATGGCGCACCAGCATCGCCAGCGTCAAAAGCGCAAACAGTGCCGCCACCGCCTCCATCACCAGTCGCGGCCGGCCATTGGTGGTGCGCGCCAGTTGCCAGGCGGCAAAGCCGAAGGCGAGTGCCGGGATGCCGTAGCCCGGCAGCAGCCAGTTGAAGACAGGCGTTCGTCCCAGCACGTCGGCGCCGACGATGGTCGGGTCGAAGGCGATGCGCGCCAGCACGGCAATGGCTGCAGCGACGCTCAGCCAGCCGAGCACCGGATAGAGGCGCTGCCTGGTCGCCAGCGCCGGCAGGGCGGCGGCAACGCCCAGCAGCACCGTGGTCCAGCCCGAACCGAAGCCCATATGCAGGGCAAGCAGCAGTGCCACCCCTGCCCCGCCGAAGGCGAAAGACACGGCCGGCCCGCCGGTCAGCGGCGGCTGCTCGCCGCGGGCGATCCATTCGCCACCGGCGACAAAGGCGGCAACCATGACGACAGCCAGAAGCGCGCGCAGAAGATCGCGGTCGGGGTTGCCGTAAGCGAGCCAGAGCGAGAACAGCACCGCCAGCGGCACCGCAACGCCCCATCCGGCCCAGGAAGCTGCACGCCAGGGCGCTGCAACAACCTGGCGGCGCGCGTTCCACAGGCCGGCACCCGCAAAGACCAGTCCAAGCAGCCAGCCGATCGGCGTCAGCGACGAGCCGGCGACCTCGATCGGCAGGCCCTCGACGGTCAGCGCGCCTATCGGCAGGTCGAGATCGAAGGTGCCGCCCAGCGCGTTGCGCAGATAGACCAGCACTGCGGCGATGCCCGCGGCAAACAGCAAGGACAGCGCCGCGGGGCGGTAGAGCGCCACCGCCAGCATGCCGAGCAGAAGGACCGCGCCGCGCAACGGTCCGCCAAGCGAGGCATAGGTCGGGTGGATGAACAGCACGATAGCGGTCACCGCGACGAAGAAGGCCGGCACCATCGACGGCCAGTCGAGTGCGGCCGGATCGTCGTCGCGGCCGAGCCATAGCAGCGCCAGGGCTGCGAGCGTCACCGCGCTGATGAACAGCACGATGGTGAAGCTCGCCAGCGGCGCGTCGGCAAGATAGAGCAGCGTCCACAGGCCGGTGCCGATGAAGGCAGCCCCCATCAGCAGCGACCAGCGGCGGGTGCGGGCAACCGCGGTCGTCGCCACCAGCACGATGGCGAGATAGCCGAACAGCGCCCAGTAGTTCGGCGCCGTCGACGCCACCAGCACCGGCGTCACCATCGAGCCGAGCAGCCCGAGGCCGGCCAGCGCCTGGCCATGGGCAAGGGCCGCAGCAATGGTGGCGACACCGACGATGCCCAGAAGCCCGAAGGCCGGACCGGCGCCGATGAAACCATAGATGCCGTGCGCTGCGTAGATGGCGCCGAACAAGGTGAAGGCGCCTGCCGCCGTCAGGATCGCGGGTATGTAGGCATTGCCTCCATTCTGGATCGGCACGCGGTAGCCGGTGCGGCGGATGAATTCGCCGCCGCCGACCAGCACCAACCCGAGCAGCGCTGCCATGCTGAGGCGCAGGCCGGGGCCGAAGATGCCGGATTCGATGGAATAGCGGATCAGGAACACGGCGCCGAAGGCGAGCGCCAGGCCACCGACCCACACTGCCCAGCGTGTGCCGAGTGCCGTCTCGATGTCGGGCGTGGCGCGCGCCGCAGCCTGCGCCGGTTCGGCGGCCGCTGGCGCGCCGCTCCATGGTCCCGACGAGGTCGCATCCGCTTCCGCATTCGCCGCTACGGGCAATTCTTCGGCTGGCGCTGCCTCTGGCGAGGCTGCCGCTGCCGTGACAGCTTCCGCCACGGTGGGCTGATCGGCCATTTCTGCAGCCGTCGCCTCCGGCAAGGCCGCCTCGCTCACCGTCTCGACCCCGACCTCCGCCGCCTTGGCGGCGGGCGCAGGCACGGCGCCCGAAAGCACCAGCGAACGCAGCGCGCCCAACTCGCGCTCGAGCAGGCCGAGCCGGCTCTGCTGCTTCGAAATGATGATGAACAGCGCCACGATGGCGATGACGCCCAAAAGGCTCTCAAGCATGGCCGTTCCCCCTCAGATTGGCCGGCTCACCGCGCCGCCAGATTGGCGACGGGAAAGATCGAACATGTTTCGGTGCCGAAGGCCAGCAGCTTGCCGTCCTTGTCCTTCAGCGTCGCTTCCGACACGGCAAGCGTGCGGCCCTTGTGGATGACCCTGCCCTCGCAGACCACTTCGCCTGTTTTGGGCGTGATCGGCCGGGTCAGGTTCACCTTGAACTCGACCGTCGTGTAGGCCTCGCCCTTGTCCAGCGTGCTGTGCACGGCGCAGCCCAGCGCCGAGTCGAGCAAGGTCGCGGCCCAGCCGCCATGCACCGAACCGAGCGGATTGAGGTGGCGTTCGCCGGGCAGGCCACGAAACACCGCGCGCCCCGCTTCCACTTCGGTCAGGCCGAAATTCATCACTGCTGCGATCGGCGGCGCGGGATAAAGCCCGTCGACGACACGCTGCAACAATTCGGCGCCGGAATAGAGATGCACGTCCTCATGCGGGATCGTGCCCAGGCCAAGCGGAGAAACGAGGCCGGGGAACAGTTCGACGTCGCTCATGCGGCAGTGTCTCCATGGGAAATCGCGCCGGGCGAAATGGCCCGGGCAGCGTGGTATTTCCGCAGCGCCGTCAAGAGCCCGCCGCGTGCATCCGGCGGCTCGATGCCACGCGGCTCGTAGACATGGCGGGCAAAGAAGAAACTCGACAGCCGAAAGGCATCATCGATGGCCTTGAGGTCGGCGCCCTGCCGCGCCCCGCGCTGCAGGAACGGCGGCAGCGGCAAGAGCTTGTCGCGCCATGGTTCACCGGCCGTGCGCGATACGGCACGGCCCGATTTCGGCGAGACATAGGTCAATTCCTCGAGCGCGCCGGTGGCGGCGCATTCGGTAAGGTCGAGGCCGAAGCCGAGTTCGTCCAGCACCAGAAGCTCGAAACGCACGACAAGTTCGCCGACCGCGTCAGCATCGTTGAGATGCTCGATCAGGATCGCCAGCGTCTCGTAGAGGCCGACATGCGGGTCCCGCTCGGGCAACAGCCGGAGATGGGCGGCAAGGGTCTGCAACGCATAGACGGCGATCGCACTGTCGATCAGCCTGGCGGCATTGAGCTCGATCGGCTCGGCCTGGAAGGTGCCGAGATGCTCGTCGAGGCGGGCGCGCCAGATCAGCTCGACGCGGTTGCCGGCCTGCAGCACCGGCTGCTGCTTGCGCGAGCGGCCGCCGCGCACAAGGCCGAGATGCCGGCCATGCGCGCGCGTCATCACCTCCAGCACGGCAGAGGTTTCGCCATGCCTGCGGGTGCCGAGGATGATTCCTTCGTCGCGCCACTCCATGGCCGGACCATCAGCCGGTTGGACGGCGAAATCAAGAACTATGGCTGGCCAAGACGGTTGGCCGGAACCAGGCCCGGCGGCTCAGCGCTCGGGCAGCGGCGGGATCAGTGCCAGCAGCAGCAACGCGCCCAGCACCAGTGCCGCTGCGGCGAGCGCCAGCGGCAACAGGCCAAGCGTGATGAAGGGCGCGACCACTGCCGTGCCGGCCGCCGTCGTGCCGAGGATGGCGACAACCACGAGGGCTGCGCCGCGGGCATCGTCGCCATGCGCGGCAACCACGGCGCGGTGGAAGCCGGGCGGACCACGGAAGCCGAGACCGAAGTTGAACGGCACGAACAGTGCGGTCACCACCAGCGTGCTCGCCCCGCCGAACAGCGCATAGGCGAGCATCGCCACGCCGCCGAGGGCTGAAAGTGCAGTGCCGAACCAGATCATCCGTTCGGCGCCGAAACGCGCCGTCAGCCTGCCGGTGGCATTGGCGGCAACGATGAAGGTGGCGATGCCGGTCAGTTGCATGGCGATGAAATCGCTGAGCCCTGCGCCAAGGGCCGCGACGAACACCGTCGGTGCGGCAAAGACGATGACCAGCAGCGCGCCGAGCGTGAAGGCGTGGCTCACCGCATAACGCAGGAAGGTGGCGTTGCGCAGCAGATGGGCATAGCCGCCGCTGCGGCGGCCGCTGACGACAGCGGGCAGGTGCCGCCCGAGCGTGGCGACGGCCGCGGCAAGCAGCAGCGCCAGTGCGGCGATGACCTCGAACGAGGCATTCCAGCCGGC
The nucleotide sequence above comes from Aminobacter aminovorans. Encoded proteins:
- a CDS encoding MFS transporter — translated: MTAAAVNTRSGSKIPWLIIICGCLIAALTFGPRSAMGFFQLPMLAEKGWDRTTFGLAMAIQNLCWGLGQPIFGAIADRFGSWRVLTLGAVLYSLGLYLMAHADSAGMLHLGGGVLVGLGVAAGSFSIVLAAFARNTNPQNRSIVFGIGTAAGSAGMFVFAPISQGLIDAYGWSDTLVYMSIAMLVIPVLAIPLVGNSRSGKVSQAEIEQTLSQALSEAFAHKSYLLLVSGFFVCGFQVAFITAHFPAYIRDIGIDARYAVIALALIGFFNVIGSLASGVIGQKYSKPHFLAWIYLARSALVTAFLLLPQTPTSVVVFAIIMGLLWLSTVPPTNGLVAIMFGTRHLGMLGGIVFFSHQIGSFLGVWLGGYLYDHFGSYNPVWWLGVILGLFAAAVHWPIKERPVARPAVLAPAE
- a CDS encoding outer membrane protein, which produces MSTRNLFFVVFAGLAPFAMPAMAADIAQNYEAPQDFSNQAYNWSGTYAGVHLGSASSGFPNPFADKSGWQLGGQVGTNFQSGSMVYGAELEGSYSKGSKYNLGGGAELQRTWNGAAKVRAGVALDRTLVYGTAGYSMAKFKGKGNVISDDKWEGGYLVGGGIEQAFDGGLRARVEYNYVNYGDVNAVVKGGGKRSEDLASHSVKLGLNYGF
- a CDS encoding DUF2339 domain-containing protein, whose product is MLESLLGVIAIVALFIIISKQQSRLGLLERELGALRSLVLSGAVPAPAAKAAEVGVETVSEAALPEATAAEMADQPTVAEAVTAAAASPEAAPAEELPVAANAEADATSSGPWSGAPAAAEPAQAAARATPDIETALGTRWAVWVGGLALAFGAVFLIRYSIESGIFGPGLRLSMAALLGLVLVGGGEFIRRTGYRVPIQNGGNAYIPAILTAAGAFTLFGAIYAAHGIYGFIGAGPAFGLLGIVGVATIAAALAHGQALAGLGLLGSMVTPVLVASTAPNYWALFGYLAIVLVATTAVARTRRWSLLMGAAFIGTGLWTLLYLADAPLASFTIVLFISAVTLAALALLWLGRDDDPAALDWPSMVPAFFVAVTAIVLFIHPTYASLGGPLRGAVLLLGMLAVALYRPAALSLLFAAGIAAVLVYLRNALGGTFDLDLPIGALTVEGLPIEVAGSSLTPIGWLLGLVFAGAGLWNARRQVVAAPWRAASWAGWGVAVPLAVLFSLWLAYGNPDRDLLRALLAVVMVAAFVAGGEWIARGEQPPLTGGPAVSFAFGGAGVALLLALHMGFGSGWTTVLLGVAAALPALATRQRLYPVLGWLSVAAAIAVLARIAFDPTIVGADVLGRTPVFNWLLPGYGIPALAFGFAAWQLARTTNGRPRLVMEAVAALFALLTLAMLVRHAMNGGVITSDVPTLAEQAIYTLIALGGGAMLVALDMRSPSPVLRYGSLGIGVVSVLSIVGQHFLVLNPLFTNESTGGIPFFNLLFLAYLLPAAAAAGLALYARNKRPQWYSAMLALVAALLVFAYATLSVRRLFQGEHIGLWAGLGQVETYSYSALWLAMGVGLLVAGVTLKSQILRIASAALISIAVAKVFLFDMSELEGVLRALSFIGLGGVLIGIGLFYQRLLTRAAR
- a CDS encoding PaaI family thioesterase, whose protein sequence is MSDVELFPGLVSPLGLGTIPHEDVHLYSGAELLQRVVDGLYPAPPIAAVMNFGLTEVEAGRAVFRGLPGERHLNPLGSVHGGWAATLLDSALGCAVHSTLDKGEAYTTVEFKVNLTRPITPKTGEVVCEGRVIHKGRTLAVSEATLKDKDGKLLAFGTETCSIFPVANLAAR
- the recO gene encoding DNA repair protein RecO, which codes for MEWRDEGIILGTRRHGETSAVLEVMTRAHGRHLGLVRGGRSRKQQPVLQAGNRVELIWRARLDEHLGTFQAEPIELNAARLIDSAIAVYALQTLAAHLRLLPERDPHVGLYETLAILIEHLNDADAVGELVVRFELLVLDELGFGLDLTECAATGALEELTYVSPKSGRAVSRTAGEPWRDKLLPLPPFLQRGARQGADLKAIDDAFRLSSFFFARHVYEPRGIEPPDARGGLLTALRKYHAARAISPGAISHGDTAA
- a CDS encoding MFS transporter; this translates as MTTGKHGGHAGIAFALIVTSTVLGIAGTDLVLPAVPSLPEVLGGTYAQAQFVLAAFVTGAALGLLVFGSLGARYDQRRLLVGSLVAYGLVSALAGFSVSLEMLIALRFLQGAAGAAAAVFAPGMIRALYGDERAIGKLGLLGSIESLTPALAPVAGVWLLSVAGWNASFEVIAALALLLAAAVATLGRHLPAVVSGRRSGGYAHLLRNATFLRYAVSHAFTLGALLVIVFAAPTVFVAALGAGLSDFIAMQLTGIATFIVAANATGRLTARFGAERMIWFGTALSALGGVAMLAYALFGGASTLVVTALFVPFNFGLGFRGPPGFHRAVVAAHGDDARGAALVVVAILGTTAAGTAVVAPFITLGLLPLALAAAALVLGALLLLALIPPLPER